In a single window of the Rhodoferax saidenbachensis genome:
- a CDS encoding HAD-IA family hydrolase yields the protein MGGSEPRAAGSVGAFIFDMDGTMVDSMPTHTSTWGDFARKHGLTMPIDELMRRTTGRTGMECVRLLLEQPDMPDAQAWDLLFEKEQLYRNIFGPVFAEVKGFSQFYAATRAQGLKAGVGTAGDIHNVEFALSHLKMNPPPDAIARGDEGLSGKPTPAIFLAVAQRMGVAPEHCVVFEDAPFGIEAARRAGMRAVGIGTSYSAAELAGPHVLAWARNFDELMESNFLENLHVVTS from the coding sequence CTGGGGGGCAGCGAACCACGCGCAGCGGGGAGCGTGGGGGCCTTCATCTTTGATATGGACGGCACCATGGTCGACTCGATGCCGACCCATACGTCGACCTGGGGTGACTTTGCGCGCAAGCATGGATTGACGATGCCCATAGACGAGCTGATGCGCCGCACCACCGGCCGCACCGGCATGGAATGTGTGCGCCTGCTGCTGGAGCAGCCCGACATGCCGGATGCGCAAGCCTGGGACCTGCTGTTTGAAAAAGAGCAGCTGTACCGCAACATCTTCGGCCCGGTGTTTGCCGAGGTGAAAGGGTTCAGCCAGTTTTATGCGGCCACACGGGCGCAGGGCCTGAAGGCGGGTGTAGGCACGGCGGGCGACATCCACAATGTGGAGTTCGCGCTCTCCCACCTGAAGATGAATCCGCCGCCCGACGCGATTGCGCGGGGCGATGAAGGCCTGAGCGGCAAACCCACACCGGCCATCTTTCTGGCGGTTGCACAGCGCATGGGTGTTGCGCCCGAACACTGCGTGGTGTTTGAAGACGCTCCCTTTGGCATTGAAGCCGCCCGGCGCGCAGGTATGCGCGCCGTGGGCATAGGCACCAGCTACAGCGCGGCTGAGCTGGCCGGGCCGCACGTGCTGGCCTGGGCCCGCAATTTCGACGAATTGATGGAATCGAACTTTCTGGAGAATCTGCATGTTGTTACTTCGTGA
- the prfB gene encoding peptide chain release factor 2 (programmed frameshift): MDAERINQIGTQLADLSARTVELRGYLDYAAKAERLRTVNASLEDPTVWNDPKKAQELGKEKKALDGIVVTLDDLERELSDNSELYEMSKEEGDETGLQTIEAEAAKLATVIEGLEFRRMFNNPADPLNCFLDIQAGAGGTEACDWASMLLRQYLKYAERKGFKTIIEDETAGDTAGIKGATIKIEGEYAFGLLRTETGVHRLVRKSPFDSSGGRHTSFASVFVYPEIDDSIEIEINPSDVRTDTFRASGAGGQHINKTDSAVRLTHIPTGIVVQCQDGRSQHSNRDVAWKRLRSRLYDFELRKQQEAQQKLEDTKTDVGWGHQIRSYVLDNSRIKDLRTNVEVSATQKVLDGDLDVFIQASLKQGV, translated from the exons ATGGACGCAGAACGCATCAACCAGATTGGCACCCAACTCGCAGACCTGAGCGCTCGCACGGTCGAGCTCCGGGGGTATCTT GACTACGCTGCCAAAGCAGAACGCCTGAGGACGGTTAACGCCTCGCTGGAAGACCCCACCGTCTGGAACGACCCCAAAAAGGCCCAGGAACTGGGCAAAGAGAAAAAAGCGCTGGACGGCATCGTCGTCACGCTGGATGACCTGGAACGCGAGCTCTCCGACAACTCCGAGTTGTACGAGATGAGCAAGGAAGAAGGCGACGAGACCGGCCTGCAGACTATCGAAGCCGAAGCCGCCAAGCTGGCCACCGTTATCGAAGGTCTGGAATTCCGCCGTATGTTCAACAACCCGGCCGACCCGCTGAACTGTTTCCTGGACATCCAGGCCGGCGCCGGTGGCACCGAGGCGTGTGACTGGGCCAGCATGCTGTTGCGTCAGTACCTCAAATACGCCGAGCGCAAGGGCTTCAAGACCATCATCGAAGACGAGACTGCAGGCGACACCGCCGGCATCAAGGGCGCCACCATCAAGATCGAAGGTGAATACGCCTTCGGCCTGCTGCGCACCGAGACCGGCGTGCACCGCCTGGTGCGCAAGAGCCCGTTCGACTCGTCCGGTGGCCGCCACACCTCGTTTGCGTCGGTGTTTGTCTACCCCGAGATCGACGACTCCATCGAAATCGAGATCAACCCCAGCGACGTGCGCACCGATACCTTCCGTGCGTCTGGCGCCGGCGGCCAGCACATCAACAAGACCGACTCGGCCGTGCGCCTGACCCACATCCCGACCGGCATCGTGGTGCAGTGCCAGGACGGCCGCAGCCAGCACAGCAACCGCGACGTAGCGTGGAAGCGCCTGCGTTCGCGCCTGTATGACTTTGAACTGCGCAAGCAGCAGGAAGCGCAGCAAAAGCTGGAGGACACCAAGACCGACGTGGGCTGGGGCCACCAGATCCGCTCTTATGTGCTGGACAACAGCCGTATCAAGGACCTGCGCACCAACGTCGAAGTGTCGGCCACGCAAAAGGTGCTGGACGGTGATCTGGATGTATTCATCCAGGCGTCGCTCAAGCAAGGCGTGTGA
- a CDS encoding ABC transporter ATP-binding protein encodes MYLELQQLSVQYPGQAHPAVNQVSFGLKAGQIGVLIGPSGCGKTTLLRATAGLEPIHAGNISLSGALVSSPTQSVPPEARHMGMVFQDYALFPHLDVGQNVAFGIHHWPTDKRRARVADVLDLVGLGTQRRRYPHELSGGQQQRVALARALAPSPKLLLLDEPFSNLDVDLRERLAQELRTILKEAGATALFVTHDQLEAFAIGDLIGVMHEGRLHQWADAYTLYHRPATRFVADFIGHGVFAPARVELHEENGVTHKHVVTPLGELHGINLAEQDRLTLGPCDVLLRADDIVHDDAATVQAKIINKAFRGNEFLYTLQLKTGETVMAHVPSHHDHRLGEWIGIRPEVDHVVTFACEPASS; translated from the coding sequence ATGTACCTCGAACTCCAGCAACTCAGCGTGCAATACCCGGGGCAGGCGCACCCGGCCGTGAACCAGGTCAGCTTCGGCCTGAAGGCCGGGCAGATCGGTGTGCTGATTGGTCCCTCGGGCTGCGGCAAGACGACGCTATTGCGTGCCACCGCCGGGCTGGAGCCTATCCATGCCGGCAACATTTCGCTGAGCGGCGCGCTGGTCAGCAGCCCCACACAATCGGTGCCACCCGAGGCCCGGCACATGGGTATGGTGTTTCAGGACTACGCCCTGTTTCCGCACCTAGACGTGGGCCAGAACGTGGCCTTTGGCATCCACCATTGGCCCACCGACAAACGCCGCGCCCGTGTGGCCGATGTGCTGGACCTGGTGGGCCTGGGCACCCAGCGCCGCCGCTATCCGCATGAACTCTCGGGTGGGCAGCAACAGCGTGTGGCGCTGGCACGCGCACTGGCGCCCAGCCCCAAGCTGCTGTTGCTGGACGAACCCTTCTCCAACCTGGATGTCGATTTGCGCGAGCGCCTGGCCCAGGAGTTGCGCACCATCCTCAAGGAAGCCGGTGCCACCGCCCTGTTTGTGACCCATGACCAGCTTGAGGCCTTTGCCATTGGTGACCTGATTGGTGTGATGCATGAAGGCCGCTTGCACCAGTGGGCCGACGCCTACACGCTGTACCACCGCCCGGCCACACGTTTTGTGGCGGACTTCATCGGCCACGGCGTGTTTGCCCCGGCGCGGGTGGAGCTGCATGAGGAAAACGGTGTCACGCATAAACACGTGGTGACACCGCTGGGCGAACTGCATGGCATCAACCTGGCAGAGCAGGATCGCCTGACGCTGGGCCCCTGCGACGTGTTGCTGCGTGCCGATGACATCGTGCACGACGATGCGGCCACGGTACAAGCCAAGATCATCAATAAGGCGTTTCGCGGCAATGAGTTCCTGTACACCCTGCAGCTCAAGACCGGCGAGACCGTCATGGCCCACGTCCCCAGCCACCACGACCACCGGCTGGGGGAGTGGATTGGCATACGCCCCGAAGTCGACCACGTGGTGACGTTCGCCTGCGAACCAGCCTCTTCATAG
- a CDS encoding ABC transporter permease, with translation MAVLLLLVAVVVALPILAIVAAVLQWDALSTQLLREMAETVLPQYAGTTVVLCLAVAVGTGALGAATACAVALFDFKGRRTFEWALLLPLAMPAYVVAYAYTDFLQYSGPAQTAIRAAFSIEGRVFPEVRSVGGAAVVFIFTLYPYVYLLARAALTQRAAHLMEAARLMGAPLRRRILVIALPLARPAIAAGIALALMETLADYGVSSYFGIQTFTAGIYKAWLVLDSPIAAAQLATLLLVLVAGLLQMERHARRKLRFASSRGARANSAEAKPIVLRCHQAWTAQALCVLPVLLGFVLPVLCMLRPLLLAWGQADTPLPWSGFVGWSLNSLKLAAITAALTTALALALAFTVRRRPTRLTRGVVQMTSMGYAVPGAVIVVGLLIPVGWLQAAQPGWGVGNWISTTVLGITWAYMVRFSAVALQSVQSGYSQVPISMDDTARTLGVGGWGLWWRIHRPLLQRSTVVAALLVFVDVMKELPATLVLRPFDHDTLAVVAYQLARDERLGEAALPALALVLVGLIPVVLLSRALNKKA, from the coding sequence ATGGCCGTTTTGTTACTGCTGGTGGCAGTCGTGGTGGCACTGCCGATACTGGCCATTGTTGCGGCGGTTTTGCAATGGGATGCGCTGAGTACCCAACTCCTGCGCGAGATGGCCGAGACGGTGCTGCCGCAGTACGCAGGTACCACTGTGGTGTTGTGCCTGGCGGTGGCGGTGGGTACCGGTGCGCTTGGCGCTGCCACAGCCTGCGCAGTGGCCCTGTTTGACTTCAAGGGGCGGCGCACGTTCGAGTGGGCCCTGTTGCTGCCACTGGCCATGCCGGCCTACGTGGTGGCCTATGCCTATACCGATTTTCTGCAGTACAGCGGGCCCGCGCAGACGGCCATCCGTGCCGCGTTTTCGATAGAAGGGCGGGTATTCCCCGAAGTGCGCAGCGTCGGCGGTGCGGCGGTGGTGTTTATCTTCACGCTGTACCCCTATGTCTACCTGCTGGCCCGTGCCGCACTGACCCAGCGTGCCGCACATCTGATGGAAGCGGCGCGCCTGATGGGCGCCCCCTTGCGGCGGCGCATTCTGGTGATTGCGCTGCCACTGGCGCGCCCGGCCATCGCCGCCGGTATTGCGCTGGCGCTGATGGAAACGCTGGCCGACTATGGCGTGTCCAGCTACTTTGGCATCCAGACTTTCACCGCCGGTATTTACAAAGCCTGGCTGGTGCTGGACAGCCCGATTGCGGCGGCGCAATTGGCCACTTTGCTGCTCGTGCTGGTGGCGGGACTTTTGCAAATGGAGCGGCATGCGCGGCGCAAGCTGCGTTTTGCCAGCAGCCGGGGCGCACGTGCCAACAGCGCAGAGGCCAAGCCCATTGTGTTGCGCTGCCACCAGGCCTGGACGGCGCAGGCGCTCTGCGTCTTGCCCGTGCTGCTGGGTTTTGTACTGCCGGTGCTGTGCATGTTGCGTCCCTTGTTGCTGGCCTGGGGGCAGGCGGATACACCGCTGCCCTGGAGTGGATTTGTGGGTTGGAGCCTCAACAGCTTGAAGCTCGCAGCCATCACTGCGGCATTGACGACAGCACTGGCATTGGCGCTGGCTTTTACCGTGCGGCGCCGGCCGACGCGGCTCACGCGTGGCGTGGTGCAAATGACCAGCATGGGTTACGCCGTGCCCGGCGCAGTGATTGTGGTGGGCCTGCTGATCCCCGTGGGCTGGCTGCAGGCGGCCCAGCCGGGCTGGGGCGTGGGTAACTGGATCAGCACCACGGTGCTGGGCATCACCTGGGCCTATATGGTGCGCTTCAGCGCGGTGGCGCTGCAGAGCGTGCAAAGCGGCTACAGCCAGGTGCCCATCAGCATGGACGACACCGCACGCACGCTGGGCGTGGGCGGCTGGGGCCTATGGTGGCGCATCCACCGCCCGCTGTTGCAGCGCTCCACCGTGGTGGCGGCCTTGCTGGTGTTTGTCGATGTGATGAAGGAACTGCCCGCCACGCTGGTGCTGCGCCCGTTTGACCACGACACCCTGGCCGTGGTGGCGTATCAGCTGGCGCGTGATGAGCGCCTGGGTGAGGCGGCCTTGCCTGCGCTGGCGCTGGTGTTGGTGGGACTGATACCGGTGGTGTTGCTGAGCCGCGCACTCAACAAAAAGGCCTGA
- a CDS encoding extracellular solute-binding protein, with translation MNKLLNAALVAGGVLLGSGVLHTAHAQDKVLNIYSARHYPGDTQLYEGFTKATGIQIKRVDADDAGILQRLKAEGTASPADVILLVDAARLWKAETEGLFAPVNSKVLNDAIPVHLRGKATPEGTPWFGFSTRARVVVYDKARVQRDNVDTYEKLADPKNKGLLCTRSGSHPYNLSLFGAVSEHLGAAAAETWLQGLVNNMARKPVGGDTDQIKAVASGECGVALSNSYYVARLMRSDKPEDKAVMDKVAVVFPNQSSWGTHMNIAGGAMAKHAKNPANAVLFLEYLASPQAQNYFANGNNEWPTAKGVKVDNAALDTMSGGSFKSETIPISVVGMNQVKVQQMLDRVGYK, from the coding sequence ATGAACAAACTTCTCAATGCGGCTCTGGTGGCCGGTGGTGTATTGCTGGGCAGCGGTGTTTTGCACACGGCCCACGCCCAGGACAAAGTGCTCAATATCTATTCGGCACGCCACTACCCCGGCGACACCCAGTTGTACGAAGGTTTCACCAAGGCGACCGGCATCCAGATCAAACGGGTGGACGCCGATGACGCAGGCATCCTGCAGCGCCTCAAGGCCGAAGGTACGGCATCCCCGGCCGACGTGATCCTGCTGGTAGACGCTGCGCGCCTGTGGAAAGCCGAGACCGAAGGCCTGTTTGCGCCGGTGAATTCCAAGGTGCTGAACGACGCCATTCCCGTGCACCTGCGCGGCAAGGCCACGCCTGAGGGCACACCCTGGTTTGGCTTCAGCACCCGCGCCCGTGTGGTGGTCTATGACAAGGCCCGCGTACAGCGCGACAACGTCGACACCTACGAAAAACTGGCCGACCCCAAGAACAAGGGCCTGCTGTGCACCCGTTCGGGCTCACACCCCTACAACCTGAGCCTGTTTGGCGCAGTGTCCGAGCATCTGGGCGCTGCCGCTGCTGAAACCTGGCTGCAGGGACTGGTCAACAACATGGCGCGCAAACCCGTGGGCGGCGACACCGACCAGATCAAGGCCGTGGCCTCCGGCGAATGCGGTGTGGCATTGAGCAACAGCTACTACGTGGCACGCCTGATGCGCAGCGACAAGCCCGAAGACAAGGCTGTCATGGACAAGGTGGCCGTGGTGTTCCCCAACCAGTCGAGCTGGGGCACCCACATGAACATCGCCGGTGGCGCGATGGCTAAACATGCCAAGAACCCAGCCAACGCCGTGTTGTTCCTGGAATACCTGGCCAGCCCGCAGGCACAAAACTACTTTGCCAACGGCAACAACGAATGGCCGACCGCCAAGGGCGTGAAAGTGGACAACGCCGCGCTGGACACGATGTCCGGTGGCAGCTTCAAGTCCGAAACCATTCCAATCAGCGTGGTCGGCATGAACCAGGTCAAGGTGCAGCAGATGCTGGACCGTGTGGGTTACAAGTAA
- a CDS encoding alpha/beta fold hydrolase, translating into MYQVKRISRSEFVPIRNLQYHVQVWGEPSPDTTPLVLVHGWMDVAASYQFVVDALGHDHYVIAPDWRGYGKTAAGGVDNFWFPDYLADLDFLLDHYVPGQQVNLVGHSMGGNVVMWYGGVRPERIRRLVNLEGFGMPATTPDMAPARLGKWMDELKKLHGGEMDLRPYDMVSGVARRLMKTNPRLSQDKAEWLARHWAAENQDGTWTIQGDPAHKLTNASLYRVEEVLELYKRLSMPVLAVEASDNSLDMWWRGKFTLAEYHERLKVVPHVEVARIEDAGHMMHHDQPEVLAALIERFIA; encoded by the coding sequence ATGTACCAAGTCAAACGCATTTCCCGCAGCGAGTTTGTCCCTATCCGCAACCTGCAGTACCACGTGCAGGTGTGGGGCGAGCCCTCCCCCGACACAACGCCCCTGGTCCTCGTACACGGCTGGATGGACGTGGCGGCGAGCTACCAGTTTGTGGTGGACGCGCTGGGCCACGACCACTATGTCATCGCGCCGGACTGGCGCGGTTATGGCAAGACTGCCGCCGGGGGCGTGGACAACTTCTGGTTCCCCGACTACCTGGCGGACCTGGACTTTTTGCTGGACCACTATGTCCCCGGCCAGCAGGTCAATCTGGTCGGCCACAGCATGGGTGGCAATGTGGTGATGTGGTACGGCGGTGTGCGCCCTGAGCGCATCCGCCGTCTGGTCAATCTGGAAGGTTTTGGCATGCCCGCCACCACCCCCGACATGGCGCCCGCGCGCCTGGGCAAGTGGATGGACGAGCTGAAAAAGCTACACGGGGGTGAGATGGACCTGCGCCCCTACGACATGGTGTCGGGCGTGGCCCGCCGCCTCATGAAGACCAACCCGCGCCTCAGCCAGGACAAGGCCGAATGGCTGGCCCGCCACTGGGCGGCGGAGAACCAGGACGGCACCTGGACCATCCAGGGCGACCCGGCACACAAGCTGACCAACGCCAGCCTGTACCGCGTGGAAGAGGTGCTGGAACTCTACAAACGCCTGAGCATGCCGGTGCTGGCCGTGGAGGCCAGTGACAACAGCCTGGACATGTGGTGGCGCGGCAAGTTCACGCTGGCCGAATACCACGAGCGGCTGAAGGTTGTGCCCCATGTGGAAGTCGCGCGCATTGAGGATGCGGGCCACATGATGCACCACGACCAGCCCGAGGTGCTGGCCGCGCTGATCGAGCGCTTCATCGCCTGA
- a CDS encoding acyl-CoA synthetase has product MRQSRDTPRPPQAYAPDAYARLHASFGWAVPKQFNMAQACCARWAALPDATKRVAVRAYSTGATGQFHIQSHTFAELQAQANRLSNVLTGLGVQRGDRVAIVMPQRFETAVAYMAVLQMGAVAMPLSMLFGPDALEYRLQNSEAVVAIGDAAALDSLQTARATCPLLISVIGVGDSKATQGRADVNYAAALTKAPATFKPVATQADEAAVLIYTSGTTGNPKGALIPHQALIGNLSGFVCSQNWFGFEPFAGGSTPSPARGRAGVGASRLGATPSLPEPKTQSVFWSPADWAWTGGLMDALLPSLYFGRPIVAYNGRFSPQTALELMRDCGVTHTFLFPTALKAMMKANPGVKGKTVRQQFKLKLQAIMSAGEAVGDAVFGYCEQQLGVRPNEMFGQTEMNYIVGNCNALWPSKPGSMGMGYPGHRVAVIDDNGNECPVGVPGDVALNRFDVHGQPDPIFFLGYWKNEASTRGKFTGDWCRTGDLAVRDADGYLWYQGRSDDVFKAAGYRIGPGEIENCLVKHPAVINAAVVPKPDPERGALVKAYVVIAPDFIAACAGDTGATARFHAQLTVELQVHVKGLLAPYEYPKEIEFVDALPMTTTGKVQRRVLRLQEEARYAAARA; this is encoded by the coding sequence ATCCGTCAAAGCAGAGACACCCCCCGCCCGCCCCAGGCCTACGCCCCAGACGCCTATGCCCGCCTGCACGCCAGCTTTGGCTGGGCTGTACCCAAGCAGTTCAACATGGCCCAAGCCTGCTGCGCACGCTGGGCGGCACTGCCGGATGCTACTAAAAGAGTAGCTGTTCGCGCATATTCCACAGGGGCTACAGGCCAATTTCATATTCAATCCCACACGTTTGCAGAGCTGCAGGCGCAGGCCAACCGCCTCTCCAATGTGCTCACCGGGCTGGGCGTGCAGCGCGGTGACCGGGTCGCCATCGTGATGCCGCAGCGGTTTGAGACAGCGGTGGCCTACATGGCGGTGTTGCAGATGGGTGCTGTGGCCATGCCGCTGTCCATGCTGTTCGGCCCCGATGCGCTGGAGTACCGGCTGCAAAACAGCGAGGCCGTGGTCGCCATTGGCGACGCGGCCGCGCTGGACAGCTTGCAAACTGCGCGCGCCACCTGCCCGCTGCTGATCAGTGTCATCGGCGTGGGTGACTCCAAGGCCACACAAGGCCGGGCCGATGTGAACTACGCCGCCGCACTGACCAAGGCGCCCGCCACCTTCAAGCCCGTCGCCACGCAGGCCGATGAAGCCGCTGTGCTGATCTACACCAGCGGCACCACGGGCAACCCCAAGGGCGCGCTGATTCCGCACCAGGCGTTGATTGGCAACCTCAGCGGTTTTGTCTGTAGCCAGAACTGGTTTGGCTTTGAGCCGTTCGCCGGAGGGAGCACTCCCTCCCCCGCGCGGGGGAGGGCTGGGGTGGGGGCGAGCCGTCTTGGGGCAACGCCCAGTCTGCCGGAACCAAAGACGCAAAGCGTCTTTTGGTCACCGGCAGACTGGGCGTGGACCGGAGGGCTCATGGATGCCTTGCTCCCCTCGCTGTACTTCGGCCGCCCCATCGTGGCCTACAACGGCCGCTTCAGCCCGCAGACCGCGCTGGAGCTGATGCGCGACTGCGGCGTGACGCACACCTTTTTGTTCCCCACGGCGCTCAAGGCCATGATGAAGGCCAACCCGGGTGTGAAGGGCAAGACCGTGCGCCAGCAGTTCAAGCTGAAGCTGCAAGCCATCATGAGCGCGGGGGAGGCGGTGGGCGACGCGGTGTTTGGCTACTGCGAGCAGCAGCTCGGCGTGCGGCCCAACGAAATGTTTGGCCAGACCGAGATGAACTACATCGTCGGCAACTGCAATGCGCTGTGGCCGTCCAAACCCGGCAGCATGGGCATGGGTTACCCTGGCCACCGCGTGGCGGTGATTGACGACAACGGCAACGAATGCCCCGTAGGTGTGCCTGGCGACGTGGCGCTGAACCGCTTTGACGTGCACGGCCAGCCCGACCCCATCTTCTTCCTCGGCTACTGGAAAAACGAGGCCTCCACGCGCGGCAAATTCACCGGTGACTGGTGCCGCACGGGTGACTTGGCGGTGCGTGATGCCGACGGTTACCTCTGGTACCAGGGCCGCAGCGACGATGTGTTCAAGGCCGCGGGTTACCGCATCGGCCCCGGTGAGATCGAGAACTGCCTGGTCAAACACCCGGCCGTCATCAACGCCGCCGTGGTGCCCAAGCCCGACCCTGAGCGCGGCGCGCTGGTCAAGGCGTACGTCGTCATTGCTCCTGATTTCATAGCTGCTTGCGCAGGTGATACGGGGGCTACAGCCCGATTTCATGCCCAACTCACGGTGGAGTTGCAAGTCCACGTGAAAGGCCTGCTGGCCCCCTACGAGTACCCCAAGGAAATCGAATTTGTCGACGCCCTGCCCATGACCACCACCGGCAAGGTGCAGCGCCGTGTGCTGCGCCTGCAGGAGGAGGCGCGTTATGCGGCTGCCCGCGCTTAG
- a CDS encoding glycine-rich domain-containing protein: protein MRLPALSVPFRPTLLRRIAWLRWSKWLAVPLFTLLQYALSPWRSLFFLALVLSAGLSVFLFLALRAWELSLRRQFVREAPLPRFLGAKLIAQYPQLSARDTELVLHGLRQFFIAYLRSKRQFVAMPSKVVDAAWHEFILHTRGYEQWCHAAFGSLLHHSPAEVLGRDAKRNSGLRRAWFWACKEESIDPRAPTRLPLLFALDKKFAIAGGFTYVPNCRDIDNKAGSDAYCGTSFSDGGGGCGGGGDGSSDGFSFSSDSSSDSGCGGDSGCGGGCGGD from the coding sequence ATGCGGCTGCCCGCGCTTAGTGTCCCGTTTCGACCAACGCTGCTGCGGCGCATTGCCTGGCTGAGATGGAGCAAGTGGCTGGCGGTGCCCTTGTTCACCCTCTTGCAGTACGCGCTCAGTCCCTGGCGCAGCCTGTTTTTCCTGGCGCTGGTGCTGAGCGCTGGCTTGTCCGTGTTTCTGTTTCTGGCTTTGCGGGCCTGGGAACTGAGCCTGCGCCGCCAGTTTGTGCGCGAGGCGCCGCTGCCGCGTTTTCTGGGTGCCAAGCTGATCGCGCAGTACCCGCAGCTCAGCGCGCGCGACACCGAGCTGGTGCTGCACGGCCTGCGCCAATTCTTCATCGCCTACCTGCGCAGCAAGCGCCAGTTTGTGGCCATGCCCTCCAAGGTGGTGGACGCGGCTTGGCACGAGTTCATCCTGCACACGCGCGGCTACGAACAGTGGTGCCACGCCGCGTTTGGCAGCCTGCTGCACCACAGCCCGGCCGAGGTGCTGGGCCGCGACGCCAAACGCAACAGCGGCCTGCGCCGCGCCTGGTTTTGGGCCTGTAAAGAGGAAAGCATTGACCCACGCGCGCCGACGCGGCTGCCGCTGCTGTTTGCACTGGACAAGAAGTTCGCCATTGCCGGCGGCTTCACCTACGTGCCCAACTGCCGCGACATCGACAACAAGGCCGGTTCTGACGCTTACTGCGGCACCAGCTTTAGCGACGGCGGCGGTGGATGTGGGGGAGGGGGCGATGGATCGTCCGACGGCTTCAGCTTCAGCTCCGACAGCAGTTCGGACAGCGGCTGTGGCGGCGACAGCGGTTGCGGGGGAGGCTGTGGTGGCGACTAG
- a CDS encoding aldo/keto reductase: MKTVQLGQSDLHVTPICLGTMTFGEQVDEPTAHTILSRSLERGVNFIDTAEMYSVPPRAETFNLTEKIIGNWLAKTPGAREKLLIATKVAGPSRGMPWVRGGSANLTAADIVAACEGSLQRMKTDVIDLYQIHWPVRNVPMFGGVYYDPTQERPNNSSIEEQLRAMDTLVKAGKVRAIGLSNETPYGVHEFVRLAEQLGLPRIATIQNNYSLLARGFENGLDETCHRLGVSLLPYSPLAFGLLTGKYDAEGLTGANVSPDVRLRKFESTRKQRWGRPEALVAARRYNALAQENGMTPSQLALAFCYTKWQVASTIIGVRTLEQLDQNIDAWGTTLSPELLAQIDAIRWEIRDPAV, translated from the coding sequence ATGAAAACTGTACAACTCGGTCAAAGCGACCTCCACGTCACCCCCATCTGCCTGGGCACCATGACTTTTGGTGAGCAGGTCGATGAGCCCACGGCCCACACCATCCTGAGTCGCTCCCTGGAGCGCGGTGTCAACTTCATCGACACGGCCGAGATGTACTCCGTGCCCCCGCGGGCCGAGACCTTTAACCTCACCGAAAAAATCATCGGCAACTGGCTGGCCAAGACGCCTGGCGCACGCGAGAAGCTGTTGATCGCCACCAAGGTGGCTGGCCCTTCGCGCGGCATGCCCTGGGTGCGCGGCGGCAGCGCCAACCTGACGGCGGCCGACATCGTGGCCGCCTGCGAAGGCAGCCTGCAGCGCATGAAGACCGACGTGATTGACCTGTACCAGATCCACTGGCCGGTGCGCAATGTGCCGATGTTTGGCGGTGTGTACTATGACCCGACGCAGGAACGCCCGAACAACAGCAGCATTGAAGAGCAACTGCGCGCCATGGACACGCTGGTCAAGGCCGGCAAGGTGCGCGCCATTGGCCTGTCCAACGAGACGCCATACGGCGTGCACGAGTTTGTGCGCTTGGCCGAACAATTGGGCCTGCCACGCATCGCCACCATACAGAACAACTACAGCCTGTTGGCCCGCGGTTTTGAGAACGGGCTGGACGAAACCTGCCACCGCCTGGGCGTGTCGCTGCTGCCGTATTCGCCACTGGCCTTTGGCCTGCTGACCGGCAAATACGACGCTGAAGGCCTGACCGGCGCCAATGTGTCGCCCGACGTGCGCCTGCGCAAGTTCGAGTCCACCCGCAAGCAGCGCTGGGGCCGCCCCGAAGCGCTGGTGGCCGCGCGCCGCTATAACGCGCTGGCCCAGGAAAACGGCATGACGCCGAGCCAATTGGCCCTGGCCTTTTGTTACACCAAATGGCAGGTCGCCAGCACCATCATCGGCGTGCGCACACTGGAGCAACTGGACCAGAACATCGACGCCTGGGGCACCACGCTGTCGCCCGAATTGCTGGCCCAGATCGACGCCATCCGCTGGGAAATTCGCGACCCGGCAGTCTGA
- a CDS encoding aminoacyl-tRNA deacylase, which produces MAKKDHVSETPATQMLKAHKVAFTEHPYEYLEHGGAQHSAEVLGYDPFTVVKTLIMQDQDAKPLVVLMHGNRKVSTKNLARQIGAKSVEPCAPEVANRHSGYLVGGTSPFGTRKTMPVFIEETILALPGILINGGRRGYLVGINPAVCLQLLGAKAVQCALD; this is translated from the coding sequence ATGGCCAAAAAAGACCACGTGAGTGAAACCCCCGCCACCCAGATGCTCAAGGCACACAAGGTGGCGTTTACCGAGCACCCCTACGAATACCTGGAGCACGGCGGCGCGCAGCACAGTGCCGAGGTGCTGGGCTACGACCCGTTCACGGTGGTCAAGACACTGATCATGCAAGACCAGGACGCCAAGCCGCTGGTGGTGCTGATGCATGGCAACCGCAAGGTGTCGACCAAAAACCTGGCACGCCAGATCGGCGCCAAGTCGGTCGAGCCGTGCGCGCCCGAAGTCGCTAACCGGCACAGCGGCTATTTGGTGGGTGGCACCTCGCCGTTTGGCACCCGCAAGACCATGCCGGTGTTCATCGAGGAAACCATATTGGCCCTGCCCGGGATACTGATCAACGGTGGGCGGCGTGGTTACCTGGTGGGTATTAACCCTGCCGTGTGTCTCCAGTTGTTGGGCGCAAAAGCGGTACAGTGCGCGCTGGACTAG